Proteins from one Oscillatoria nigro-viridis PCC 7112 genomic window:
- a CDS encoding M16 family metallopeptidase: MTSTLLKTSPRSPLNAPTVRHFPNGLTVIAEHLPVDAVNLSVWLNLGSAVEPDDINGMAHFLEHMIFKGTPSIPSGEFERAIEQRGAVTNAATSQDYTNYYITTAPKDFAELAPLQVDVLLNASIPDDAFDRERLVVLEEIRRSEDNPRRRTYQRSMELAFEVLPYKRPVLGPTAVIEQLTAQQMRDFHSSRYHPGAMTAVAVGNLPVDRLIEIVADSFAAKSTARNNKINVPAVGNFHPESQTLNYGQESPFTETVRREFVDPALQQARLIVMWRVPGFVEMSETYALDVLATILGHGRTTRLVHDLREEKGLVSSISVSNMTQRLGGVFSISAQLPTENLPAVEAAIVQHIRTLQTELVTDAEISRIRTQVANRFIFGNETPSDRANLYGYYQSMVGDIAPALNYAACIQAQTAEDLREAAVKYLSPDAMGVVVIRPGEA; encoded by the coding sequence ATGACATCAACCCTGCTCAAAACCTCCCCCCGATCGCCCCTCAACGCCCCAACAGTCCGCCATTTCCCCAACGGTCTGACAGTTATAGCCGAACACTTGCCGGTCGATGCTGTTAACCTCAGCGTGTGGCTCAATTTAGGCTCAGCCGTCGAACCCGACGACATCAACGGCATGGCTCACTTTTTAGAACACATGATTTTTAAGGGAACTCCCAGCATTCCCAGCGGAGAATTTGAGCGCGCGATCGAGCAGCGCGGCGCTGTCACCAATGCAGCCACCAGCCAAGATTACACTAACTATTACATCACCACAGCCCCTAAAGATTTTGCCGAACTAGCTCCCCTGCAAGTCGATGTGTTGCTCAACGCCAGCATTCCCGACGACGCCTTCGATCGAGAACGGCTGGTAGTCTTAGAAGAAATTAGACGATCGGAAGACAATCCCCGCCGCCGCACCTATCAGCGATCGATGGAATTAGCATTTGAAGTCCTGCCCTACAAGCGACCGGTACTCGGCCCGACTGCGGTAATCGAACAGTTGACAGCGCAACAAATGCGGGATTTCCACAGCAGCAGATATCACCCAGGGGCGATGACAGCCGTAGCTGTCGGCAATTTGCCAGTCGATCGACTAATAGAAATTGTCGCAGACAGTTTTGCAGCAAAAAGTACAGCACGAAACAACAAAATAAATGTGCCTGCTGTCGGCAACTTTCACCCAGAATCCCAAACCCTCAACTACGGGCAAGAATCCCCGTTTACAGAAACAGTCCGCCGCGAATTTGTAGACCCTGCCCTTCAGCAAGCGCGACTGATCGTGATGTGGCGCGTGCCAGGTTTCGTGGAAATGTCCGAAACTTATGCCCTCGACGTTTTGGCGACAATATTGGGTCACGGCCGCACAACTCGCTTGGTTCATGATTTGCGCGAAGAAAAAGGGCTAGTTTCGTCAATTTCGGTCAGCAACATGACTCAGCGACTAGGCGGCGTATTCTCAATTTCCGCTCAACTACCGACAGAAAACTTGCCAGCGGTGGAAGCTGCCATCGTCCAACACATCCGCACTCTCCAAACCGAACTGGTGACTGATGCCGAAATTTCCCGCATCCGCACTCAAGTAGCAAATCGGTTTATCTTTGGTAACGAAACTCCGAGCGATCGAGCAAATTTGTACGGTTACTATCAGTCGATGGTAGGAGATATCGCTCCCGCCCTCAACTATGCCGCCTGCATCCAAGCTCAGACTGCCGAGGATCTCCGAGAAGCCGCCGTCAAATATCTATCTCCCGACGCAATGGGTGTCGTGGTAATTCGCCCCGGCGAAGCATAA
- a CDS encoding RusA family crossover junction endodeoxyribonuclease, which yields MQFEFLIPKRPVSLQTRQRSKLQDWQAFVRTEASKTWVGTPYSGNVHLTLVYLYDTDPVDTDNIIKPIQDALIGLVYEDDSLVTDVESHRRSLSGTFDVALCPLLLLHGIISGRECVYVRICQAKALESYL from the coding sequence ATGCAATTTGAGTTTCTGATTCCAAAACGCCCTGTATCTTTGCAAACGAGGCAGAGAAGCAAGCTACAGGATTGGCAAGCATTTGTGCGTACAGAAGCGTCAAAAACTTGGGTAGGAACTCCTTATTCAGGAAACGTTCATTTAACTTTAGTATACCTCTATGATACTGACCCTGTTGACACAGACAATATAATAAAGCCCATACAGGACGCACTAATTGGGTTAGTTTATGAGGATGATTCACTTGTCACAGATGTGGAGTCGCATCGTCGCTCGCTTAGCGGCACATTTGACGTTGCTCTATGTCCGTTATTGTTGCTGCATGGCATAATATCTGGCCGTGAGTGCGTTTACGTTAGAATATGTCAAGCGAAAGCACTGGAGAGCTATCTATGA
- a CDS encoding ABC transporter permease, whose amino-acid sequence MNKNLVFPQPAFQRFWRSTSGKIGLILTVALTSSALLAPLLSPYDSAVDRDYLSRLVAPSAKHWFGTDGLGRDLLVRVWHGLGISLVVSLVSVGAGLILGALLGLVAGYFRGLLEIAIGTLADILLAFPSILLAIAVVTVTGPSLQSVIIAVSLVQIPIYIRLTRSMVLSLREQEFVLAVKALGASDLRIIFRHILPGSLAPLVVQATLSTGTATLEAAGLGFLGLGAQPPAPELGTMLSDAFKGGYALSSPWTILFPGLLITLTVLGFNLLGDGLRDALDPRSNAAARK is encoded by the coding sequence TTGAATAAAAACTTAGTATTTCCACAACCAGCTTTTCAACGATTTTGGCGATCGACTTCGGGGAAAATCGGCTTAATTTTGACTGTAGCGCTGACGAGCTCGGCACTGTTGGCCCCCCTACTTTCCCCTTACGATTCGGCGGTCGATCGAGATTATTTGTCGCGCTTAGTGGCTCCTAGCGCTAAACATTGGTTCGGCACCGACGGTTTGGGGCGAGATTTGTTGGTGCGGGTGTGGCACGGATTGGGGATATCTTTAGTCGTGAGCTTGGTTTCTGTGGGTGCGGGTTTAATTTTAGGAGCGCTTTTGGGGCTGGTGGCGGGGTATTTTCGGGGGTTGCTGGAAATTGCGATCGGCACTTTGGCGGATATTTTGCTAGCTTTTCCTTCGATTTTACTGGCGATCGCGGTTGTTACCGTCACCGGGCCGAGCCTGCAAAGCGTAATTATCGCCGTCAGCCTCGTGCAAATTCCGATTTACATCCGCTTAACTCGCAGTATGGTGCTGTCTCTGCGGGAACAAGAATTTGTTTTGGCTGTCAAGGCCTTGGGCGCCAGCGATTTACGGATTATTTTTCGCCACATTTTGCCGGGAAGTCTGGCGCCTCTAGTTGTACAAGCAACTCTTTCGACTGGTACGGCAACACTAGAAGCTGCTGGTTTGGGTTTTTTGGGTTTGGGCGCACAGCCGCCCGCCCCGGAGTTGGGAACTATGCTTTCTGATGCTTTTAAGGGCGGATACGCTCTTTCGTCTCCTTGGACTATTTTGTTTCCAGGTTTGCTCATTACCCTGACTGTTCTTGGTTTCAATCTTTTGGGCGACGGGCTGCGAGACGCTTTAGACCCCAGATCCAATGCTGCGGCAAGGAAATAG
- a CDS encoding class I SAM-dependent methyltransferase, whose protein sequence is MNTAQDHYNQQLAAVYSWMSGNPEAAIERNHALFCQLALDSAPRGLAIDLGAGSGFQSIPLAKLGFSVVAIDFCDALLSELRDRAKHLSIRTIHDDLLNFSQHIQEQAQLIVCMGDTLTHLESLSAVDSLLLDIERWLIENGMLILTFRDYVSAELHGTQRFIPVQSDEFTILTCFLEYQENSVAVHDLLYQKQGDRWSFSASSYQKLRLNKNWLCDRLSEIGLQVLQNEMINGMVCIAAKKF, encoded by the coding sequence ATGAACACAGCACAAGACCACTATAACCAGCAACTTGCTGCTGTTTACAGTTGGATGTCAGGAAATCCTGAAGCAGCGATCGAACGAAATCACGCTCTTTTTTGTCAATTGGCGCTCGACTCCGCACCGCGAGGATTAGCCATTGATTTAGGTGCAGGCTCAGGATTTCAATCTATTCCTTTAGCGAAATTAGGCTTTTCGGTAGTAGCTATAGATTTCTGTGATGCCCTACTTTCAGAGTTACGCGATCGCGCTAAACATCTTTCCATCCGTACCATTCACGACGATCTGCTTAATTTCTCGCAACATATTCAGGAACAGGCGCAGCTAATTGTTTGCATGGGCGACACACTTACACACCTAGAATCATTGAGTGCTGTCGATTCATTACTTTTGGACATTGAGCGCTGGCTGATTGAGAATGGGATGTTGATTTTAACTTTCCGCGATTATGTTTCAGCAGAGCTTCATGGAACTCAGCGTTTTATTCCTGTACAAAGTGATGAATTTACAATCCTTACTTGTTTCTTGGAGTATCAGGAAAACAGCGTAGCAGTCCATGACTTACTCTATCAAAAACAGGGCGATCGGTGGTCATTCAGTGCCAGTTCTTACCAAAAACTGCGGCTCAATAAAAATTGGTTGTGCGATCGGCTATCTGAAATAGGTTTACAGGTACTTCAGAACGAGATGATTAATGGAATGGTTTGTATCGCTGCCAAGAAATTTTAA
- a CDS encoding DUF2997 domain-containing protein gives METLEFVIYPDGRVQETVTGIVGASCAEVTAAIEAQLGVVLHQESTSEYFTQALHQSAEATAQVAFSDW, from the coding sequence ATGGAAACACTAGAGTTTGTGATCTATCCAGATGGCCGCGTACAGGAAACAGTCACCGGCATTGTCGGTGCTTCCTGCGCTGAGGTAACGGCTGCAATTGAAGCTCAGCTCGGCGTGGTGCTTCATCAAGAGTCAACATCTGAGTATTTCACGCAAGCGCTGCATCAGTCAGCCGAAGCGACGGCCCAAGTGGCTTTTAGCGATTGGTAA
- a CDS encoding DUF1257 domain-containing protein has product MSHFSQIKTQIRNLNSLEAALTDLGIDWKSGPTEVRGYRGLTSTAEVVIEQKNGYDVGFSWNGTEYELVADLQFWQQAWSVDRFLNKVTQRYAYHTVVNESAKQGFQVSEQKQNQDGSLRLVVQRWCA; this is encoded by the coding sequence ATGTCACACTTTAGCCAAATTAAGACCCAGATCCGCAATTTGAATTCTTTGGAAGCTGCTTTAACTGACTTGGGTATCGACTGGAAGTCGGGCCCGACTGAGGTGCGCGGCTATCGCGGCCTAACCAGCACCGCTGAGGTGGTGATTGAGCAAAAAAACGGCTACGACGTAGGTTTTAGCTGGAACGGGACTGAGTATGAATTGGTGGCTGACTTGCAGTTTTGGCAGCAAGCTTGGTCTGTAGACCGTTTTCTGAATAAGGTGACTCAGCGCTACGCTTACCATACTGTGGTGAATGAAAGCGCTAAGCAGGGTTTCCAAGTTTCTGAGCAAAAGCAAAATCAAGACGGTTCGCTCCGCTTGGTGGTGCAGCGCTGGTGCGCTTAA
- a CDS encoding ferredoxin has translation MSELSELGIDTASDRSGLEPELGGFLRDAPDRSGLEPELGGVLRQKGVYVDEITCIGCKHCAHVARNTFYIEPDYGRSRVVRQDGDSEELIAEAIDTCPVNCIHWVDYTELKNLEEERKDQVIPVVGFPVDFAMVRAGVRQRQKNKLRDRKFKGGH, from the coding sequence ATGTCTGAGCTTTCTGAACTCGGAATAGATACAGCAAGCGATCGCTCTGGTTTAGAGCCGGAGTTGGGAGGTTTTTTGCGGGATGCGCCCGATCGCTCTGGTTTGGAACCGGAGTTGGGCGGCGTGTTGCGCCAAAAAGGTGTCTATGTTGATGAGATTACCTGCATTGGCTGCAAGCACTGCGCTCACGTTGCTCGCAATACTTTTTATATTGAACCGGATTACGGTCGATCGCGCGTAGTTCGACAAGACGGGGATTCTGAAGAGTTGATTGCTGAGGCGATCGACACTTGTCCGGTGAATTGCATTCACTGGGTTGATTACACCGAACTCAAGAATCTGGAAGAAGAACGCAAGGATCAGGTGATTCCTGTCGTTGGTTTTCCGGTGGATTTTGCGATGGTTCGGGCCGGTGTTCGCCAGCGACAAAAGAATAAGTTGCGCGATCGCAAGTTCAAAGGTGGCCATTGA
- a CDS encoding YiaA/YiaB family inner membrane protein: protein MQKQIIRQKDTNAWILQCWVSFILALSATTVGIIYLQVDPWQKAFMGMGLTFSVGSSFTLAKTIRDNNEASTLTARIDEARVEKILAEHHPLK, encoded by the coding sequence ATGCAGAAACAAATCATACGCCAAAAAGATACTAATGCTTGGATACTTCAGTGCTGGGTTTCTTTTATTCTTGCCCTTTCCGCAACTACTGTAGGTATCATTTATTTACAGGTAGACCCCTGGCAGAAAGCTTTTATGGGTATGGGTTTAACTTTTTCTGTCGGCTCGTCTTTTACTTTAGCAAAAACTATTCGCGATAACAACGAGGCATCAACATTAACGGCCAGAATCGACGAAGCTAGAGTTGAGAAAATTCTCGCTGAGCACCATCCTCTCAAATAA